In Geminocystis sp. NIES-3709, a single genomic region encodes these proteins:
- a CDS encoding cell wall metabolism sensor histidine kinase WalK gives MFQATRRRLAIWYTTITAVLLIIFAVGIYSYVYTTLLDRIDDTLKHVLEIVEPSLVIERVSKEKGTYQVNLEGSFYQHLSATNQVEDDHIDLEWFNPNGELLWQTLQAPLPIPLSFNSGGKTIRISDDYLLRQITKRVEIGRYVLGYLRVSHPLFDMIKPIRQLIIDLSLAIILMIISVAGIGWFLSGIAIQPVIESYQSLKQFTADASHELRNPIATIKTNIQSLLSYPEIDINTQQKQLKILERLTERLGNLVNDLLFLARNDSGIIKPNFSSIPLDALLLEVVEEQKIIAKQKNINLSLSIEDDRGDNIQENLFTIKADWGEINRLFTNLISNAIFHGLDQSINKNLSIEVILKIVTKQHKSYCQVEIKDNGIGIPESILPHLFDRFYRGDCSRTHGNNNYSTGLGLAIVLAIVENHQGKIRVESKTGEGSNFIVTLPLITESILQ, from the coding sequence ATGTTTCAAGCTACTCGTCGTCGTCTAGCGATTTGGTACACTACGATAACTGCTGTTTTGTTGATTATTTTTGCTGTTGGGATTTATAGTTATGTTTATACTACTTTGCTCGATCGAATTGATGATACATTAAAACACGTTTTAGAAATAGTTGAACCATCTTTAGTTATTGAAAGAGTAAGTAAAGAAAAAGGAACATATCAAGTAAATTTAGAGGGTAGTTTTTATCAACATCTTAGCGCCACAAATCAAGTGGAAGATGATCACATTGATTTAGAGTGGTTTAATCCTAATGGTGAATTATTATGGCAAACTTTACAAGCTCCTTTACCGATTCCTTTATCTTTTAATTCAGGAGGTAAAACTATTCGGATTTCTGATGATTATTTATTAAGACAAATTACTAAAAGAGTGGAAATTGGACGTTATGTTTTAGGTTATTTAAGGGTTAGTCATCCCTTATTTGATATGATAAAACCAATTCGTCAACTGATTATCGATTTAAGTTTAGCGATTATTTTAATGATTATTTCTGTAGCTGGAATCGGGTGGTTTTTATCAGGAATTGCTATTCAACCAGTGATTGAGTCTTATCAAAGTTTAAAACAATTTACTGCAGATGCTTCTCATGAGTTACGCAACCCGATCGCTACTATAAAAACTAATATTCAGAGTTTATTATCTTATCCAGAAATTGATATTAACACTCAACAAAAACAGTTAAAAATTTTAGAAAGATTAACTGAAAGATTGGGAAATTTAGTAAATGATTTATTATTCTTAGCAAGAAATGATAGCGGTATTATTAAACCTAATTTCAGTTCCATTCCTTTAGATGCTTTATTGTTGGAAGTAGTAGAAGAACAAAAAATAATTGCTAAACAAAAAAATATTAATTTATCTCTTTCTATTGAGGACGATCGAGGAGATAATATACAAGAAAATTTATTTACAATAAAAGCTGATTGGGGTGAAATAAATCGTTTATTTACTAACTTAATAAGTAATGCTATTTTTCATGGTTTAGATCAGAGTATTAATAAAAATTTATCTATCGAAGTAATTTTAAAAATCGTTACTAAACAGCACAAAAGTTACTGTCAGGTAGAAATAAAAGACAATGGTATTGGTATCCCTGAAAGTATTTTACCTCATTTATTCGATCGTTTTTATCGAGGAGATTGTTCCCGTACTCACGGTAATAATAATTATAGTACAGGTTTAGGATTAGCGATCGTCCTTGCTATTGTAGAGAATCATCAAGGAAAAATAAGGGTAGAAAGTAAAACGGGGGAGGGGAGTAACTTTATTGTCACCCTGCCTCTTATAACTGAGAGTATTTTACAATAA
- the rpsN gene encoding 30S ribosomal protein S14, translated as MAKKSMIARETKRAKLVAKYANKRAELKEQINAATDPLEKFELQRKFQRLPLNSSPYRQRNRCWVTGRPRGYYRDFGLSRNVLREWAHEGLLPGVVKSSW; from the coding sequence ATGGCTAAAAAATCAATGATTGCACGGGAAACAAAACGTGCCAAGTTAGTAGCTAAATATGCCAATAAAAGAGCAGAATTAAAAGAACAAATTAATGCGGCCACTGATCCTTTAGAAAAATTTGAGTTACAACGCAAGTTTCAAAGACTCCCTTTAAATAGTTCTCCCTATCGTCAACGTAATCGTTGTTGGGTGACAGGAAGACCTAGAGGTTACTATCGTGATTTTGGCTTATCTCGTAATGTTCTTAGAGAATGGGCTCATGAAGGTTTATTACCGGGTGTAGTTAAATCTAGCTGGTAA
- the petE gene encoding plastocyanin has translation MIKKLGLLLSSLLLTVTMIFSAVTPAYADTVEVKMGADSGMLAFQPAKVTIKTGDTVKWVNNKLAPHNVVFDSSVKNADKLSHKGLAFSPGESFDVTFTEPGEYSYYCEPHRGAGMAGTITVE, from the coding sequence ATGATAAAGAAACTAGGATTATTATTATCTTCTTTGCTATTAACCGTTACCATGATTTTTAGTGCGGTTACTCCAGCCTATGCAGATACCGTAGAAGTTAAAATGGGTGCAGATAGCGGAATGTTAGCGTTTCAACCGGCTAAAGTAACCATTAAAACTGGTGATACTGTTAAATGGGTCAATAACAAACTTGCTCCTCATAATGTAGTTTTTGATAGTTCCGTAAAAAATGCGGATAAATTAAGCCATAAAGGATTGGCATTTTCTCCGGGTGAATCTTTTGACGTTACTTTTACCGAACCGGGTGAATATTCTTACTACTGTGAGCCTCATCGTGGTGCTGGGATGGCCGGTACTATCACCGTTGAATAA
- the rsgA gene encoding small ribosomal subunit biogenesis GTPase RsgA produces the protein MIGTVIAVQANFYQVRLDSQVTLLCTRPTRLKKIGQSVLVGDRVIIKSSEFERGAIAKVLPRITELERPPIANAEQILLVFALEEPTLDPVQLSRFLVKAESTNLRLILGLNKVDLITIDEKEQWSIKLKNWGYNPYFFSVNTQEGIESLKKTIQNKITILAGPSGVGKSSLASILIPELDIRIGAVSGKLQKGRHTTRHVELFELLEGGFIADSPGFNQPNFDFLPELLINYFPEAKEKLAKNNCKFHNCIHRDEPDCVVKGEWERYEYYLRFLEETIVNNQKIAQTKNQESTQKTKFKSDGTKYTEPKLESKKYRRVSRKVSNQELENLSFNVFDEDE, from the coding sequence ATGATCGGGACAGTAATTGCTGTTCAGGCAAATTTTTATCAAGTTCGTTTAGATTCTCAAGTCACTCTTTTGTGTACCCGTCCTACTCGTTTGAAAAAAATCGGTCAATCAGTGTTGGTGGGCGATCGAGTTATCATAAAATCTAGTGAATTTGAACGAGGTGCGATAGCTAAAGTATTACCTAGAATTACTGAATTAGAAAGACCTCCCATCGCCAATGCAGAACAAATATTATTAGTATTTGCCTTAGAAGAACCTACTTTAGATCCGGTACAACTAAGTCGGTTTTTAGTGAAAGCAGAATCCACCAATTTAAGGCTTATATTAGGCTTAAATAAAGTAGATCTAATTACCATAGACGAGAAAGAACAATGGTCTATAAAACTTAAAAACTGGGGTTATAACCCATATTTTTTCAGTGTGAATACTCAAGAAGGTATTGAATCCTTAAAAAAAACTATTCAGAACAAAATTACTATCTTAGCAGGACCTAGTGGCGTGGGAAAATCTAGTCTAGCATCGATATTAATTCCAGAATTAGATATTCGTATCGGGGCAGTTTCTGGTAAATTGCAAAAAGGTCGTCATACCACTCGTCATGTAGAATTATTTGAACTTTTAGAAGGGGGTTTTATTGCCGATAGTCCGGGGTTTAATCAACCAAATTTTGATTTTTTACCAGAGTTATTAATTAATTATTTTCCCGAAGCAAAGGAAAAATTAGCAAAAAATAATTGTAAATTTCATAATTGCATTCATCGAGACGAACCCGATTGTGTAGTTAAAGGAGAATGGGAACGTTATGAATATTATCTCAGATTTTTAGAAGAAACGATCGTTAATAATCAAAAGATAGCTCAAACAAAAAATCAAGAATCAACTCAAAAGACAAAATTTAAGAGTGATGGTACAAAATATACCGAGCCCAAATTAGAAAGTAAAAAATATCGTCGAGTATCACGAAAAGTTAGTAATCAAGAGTTAGAAAATTTATCTTTCAATGTTTTTGATGAAGATGAATAA
- a CDS encoding sulfurtransferase TusA family protein, translating into MNKKKLDLRGTPCPINFVRSKLQLEKMSSGEILEILLDSGEPIEQVPNSLTIEGYHLESIEDLGEYFSLCVQAK; encoded by the coding sequence ATGAATAAAAAAAAGCTAGATTTAAGGGGAACTCCCTGCCCTATTAACTTTGTACGTAGTAAGTTACAACTAGAAAAAATGTCATCGGGAGAAATTTTAGAAATATTGCTAGATAGTGGCGAACCGATCGAACAAGTACCAAATAGCTTAACGATCGAAGGTTATCATCTCGAATCGATCGAGGATCTAGGAGAGTATTTTTCTTTATGTGTACAAGCAAAATAA
- the dnaJ gene encoding molecular chaperone DnaJ: protein MPGDYYEILGVSRTATKEELKSAYRKMARKYHPDVNKDQGAEERFKEINRAYEVLSEPETRARYDRFGEAGVGSAGSGGVGFDPNDMGGFADIFETFFGGGFGGSGGGTTTRRRGPTRGDDLRLDLKLKFREGIFGGEKEIKIPHLETCQTCNGSGAKSGSTAKTCGTCSGTGQVRRATRTPFGSFAQVSTCPTCNGEGQIIEEKCESCGGQGRKQVSKKLKITIPAGVDNGTRLRVSGEGDAGTRGGPSGDLYVYLTVDNDTHFKREGVNILSEMTISYLQAILGCRLKVPTIDGDYEITIPAGLQPNTVMTLEDKGVPKLGNSVSRGNHLLTIKVDIPTKINSEERELLEKLAQIKGEHTSKKGFEGFFESIFHK, encoded by the coding sequence ATGCCAGGCGACTACTACGAAATTCTGGGTGTTTCCCGCACTGCTACTAAAGAAGAATTAAAATCAGCTTATCGTAAAATGGCACGGAAATATCATCCCGATGTCAATAAAGATCAGGGAGCAGAAGAACGTTTTAAGGAAATAAATCGAGCTTATGAAGTATTATCAGAACCAGAAACTAGAGCTCGTTACGATCGCTTTGGAGAAGCAGGAGTCGGAAGTGCTGGTTCAGGCGGTGTAGGCTTTGATCCTAACGATATGGGCGGATTTGCCGATATTTTTGAAACTTTTTTTGGTGGCGGATTTGGCGGAAGTGGTGGCGGCACGACAACCCGTCGTCGAGGACCAACTAGGGGAGATGACTTACGTCTCGATCTCAAATTAAAATTCCGAGAAGGTATTTTTGGAGGAGAAAAAGAAATCAAGATTCCTCATTTGGAAACTTGTCAAACTTGTAATGGTAGTGGTGCAAAATCAGGTAGCACAGCTAAAACTTGTGGTACTTGTAGTGGGACAGGTCAAGTACGTCGTGCAACTAGAACACCTTTTGGTAGTTTTGCACAGGTTTCCACTTGTCCAACTTGTAATGGAGAAGGGCAAATTATTGAAGAAAAATGCGAGTCTTGTGGTGGTCAAGGTCGTAAGCAAGTTAGTAAAAAACTAAAAATTACTATTCCAGCGGGGGTTGATAACGGTACTCGTTTACGGGTTAGTGGTGAAGGTGATGCCGGTACTCGTGGCGGCCCTTCTGGTGATTTATATGTATATTTAACAGTAGATAATGATACTCATTTTAAACGAGAAGGTGTTAATATTCTTTCGGAAATGACCATCAGTTATTTACAAGCTATTTTGGGTTGCCGTCTGAAAGTGCCAACCATTGACGGGGATTATGAAATTACCATTCCAGCTGGTTTGCAACCTAATACCGTCATGACTTTAGAAGATAAAGGAGTGCCAAAACTTGGTAATTCTGTTAGTCGTGGCAATCATCTATTAACGATTAAGGTGGATATTCCCACAAAGATTAATTCAGAAGAAAGAGAATTATTAGAAAAATTAGCTCAGATTAAAGGGGAACACACTTCAAAGAAAGGTTTTGAGGGATTTTTTGAAAGTATATTTCATAAATAA
- a CDS encoding MoxR family ATPase: MRDKITILKENLARTIVGKDDAIKLVIVALLSGGHALLEDVPGVGKTLLAKSLARSINGKFQRIQCTPDLLPSDVTGTNIWNPNSREFEFLAGPAFANILLTDEINRATPRTQSSLLEVMEEKQITVDGVARFVPSPFFVIATQNPVEYQGTFPLPEAQMDRFTISFSLGYPSFDEELLMLERQLNPTTVNELSPCISLEEVAQLQKQVTQVKVTKELQKYIVNIVSASRVDDEITLGVSPRGTIALQKASQSFAFLDGRDYVIPDDIKFLAPSVLSHRLIPSGGRNAKVIVARLLNTIAID; the protein is encoded by the coding sequence ATGAGAGACAAAATTACCATTCTTAAAGAAAATTTAGCACGTACCATTGTGGGAAAAGATGATGCGATCAAATTAGTCATAGTTGCTTTATTGAGTGGTGGTCATGCTTTATTAGAAGATGTTCCTGGAGTCGGTAAAACTTTACTAGCTAAATCTCTTGCTCGTTCTATTAATGGGAAATTTCAACGGATTCAATGCACCCCAGATTTATTACCTAGTGATGTAACAGGAACAAATATATGGAATCCCAACAGTAGAGAATTTGAATTTTTAGCAGGTCCTGCTTTTGCTAATATCTTACTAACCGATGAAATAAATCGGGCGACTCCTCGTACCCAATCTTCTTTATTAGAAGTAATGGAAGAAAAACAAATTACTGTTGATGGTGTTGCTCGTTTTGTACCTTCTCCTTTCTTTGTCATTGCCACTCAAAACCCCGTAGAATATCAGGGTACATTTCCCTTACCAGAGGCACAAATGGATCGTTTTACCATCTCTTTTAGTTTAGGTTATCCTTCTTTTGATGAAGAATTGTTGATGTTGGAAAGACAACTAAATCCTACTACGGTTAATGAACTTTCCCCTTGTATTAGTTTAGAGGAGGTTGCACAGTTACAAAAACAAGTAACTCAAGTAAAGGTTACAAAAGAGTTGCAAAAATATATTGTCAATATTGTGTCGGCTTCTAGGGTAGATGATGAAATTACTTTGGGTGTTAGTCCTCGTGGCACGATCGCTCTACAAAAAGCGAGTCAATCATTCGCATTTTTAGACGGTAGAGACTATGTTATTCCCGATGACATTAAATTTTTAGCACCCAGTGTATTATCTCATCGTTTAATTCCATCAGGTGGTAGAAATGCCAAGGTAATAGTAGCTCGTTTATTAAATACGATCGCCATAGATTAA
- a CDS encoding pentapeptide repeat-containing protein, producing the protein MAAAATRNENEAGSWFEGVNTVLQGAGLIIQSLLTYSLYILTREQTKQSINQSAAAAAANTQSFSVNLINTILTADGVMDPRKGKINAIRGLLFSTINGIRMGSSDDLHTVFVQLLENNLTSPILLISQSNSINTDRKGNPVCCYCADPINSNIVQVVDLGDKKLAQKLEGSILDGHMLDGFDFWGAIIKKFSLRNTSLVQVSLIRATFIDVDFRGADLSGAILTPSNRDRILADEFGLRQLPDEEIMPKFLGNCQFNGATMERNLYDLLKTILGESANNALEGVIVNE; encoded by the coding sequence GTGGCAGCCGCAGCTACTCGCAATGAAAATGAAGCTGGTTCATGGTTTGAAGGGGTTAATACAGTGTTACAAGGGGCGGGATTAATTATTCAAAGTCTCCTCACCTATAGCTTATACATTCTAACTCGGGAACAGACCAAGCAATCTATAAATCAAAGTGCTGCCGCCGCCGCTGCTAATACCCAAAGTTTCAGTGTTAACCTGATTAACACCATTCTTACGGCTGATGGGGTAATGGATCCACGGAAAGGGAAAATAAACGCTATTCGAGGACTTCTGTTTTCTACGATCAACGGGATTCGCATGGGGAGTAGCGATGACTTACATACAGTATTCGTACAGCTATTGGAAAATAACCTTACATCTCCTATTCTCTTGATTTCTCAGTCGAACTCAATCAACACCGATCGAAAAGGTAATCCTGTTTGTTGTTACTGTGCAGATCCTATCAATTCTAATATTGTTCAGGTTGTAGATCTTGGAGACAAGAAACTCGCCCAGAAGTTGGAAGGTTCTATTCTTGATGGACATATGCTTGATGGATTCGATTTTTGGGGAGCAATAATCAAAAAGTTTTCTTTACGAAATACGAGCTTAGTACAAGTTTCTCTGATACGGGCTACCTTTATTGATGTGGACTTTCGGGGAGCAGATCTTTCTGGAGCTATTCTCACCCCAAGTAACCGTGATAGAATCTTAGCGGACGAATTTGGACTTCGACAATTACCAGACGAAGAAATCATGCCCAAATTTCTTGGCAACTGTCAGTTTAACGGTGCAACTATGGAGCGAAACTTATATGACTTACTAAAAACCATCCTTGGAGAAAGTGCAAACAACGCGCTTGAAGGAGTCATTGTCAATGAGTGA
- a CDS encoding DUF6737 family protein → MSSSSIWKYKPWWCQPWSILLTGIGIIAGSWLLFQLIWLTALFIILICLWWFLFLILIPYLFTRQETINIPKTE, encoded by the coding sequence ATGTCATCGTCATCAATCTGGAAATACAAGCCTTGGTGGTGTCAACCTTGGTCAATTCTGCTGACTGGAATCGGGATTATTGCAGGAAGTTGGCTCTTGTTTCAGCTCATCTGGCTAACAGCTTTGTTTATCATCTTAATCTGTCTTTGGTGGTTTCTTTTCCTGATCTTGATCCCCTATTTGTTCACAAGGCAAGAAACTATTAACATCCCTAAAACCGAATAA
- a CDS encoding HNH endonuclease, with product MGRYSKDWKEIAQKVKEKAGWRCQKCGLNCINRDNPIWASLTESEKAKLRLQVHHWNYLPEDNSEENLVALCSDCHLSYHRGKRGNQSIGQLSIQWD from the coding sequence ATGGGTAGATATTCAAAAGATTGGAAGGAGATAGCTCAAAAGGTAAAAGAAAAAGCAGGTTGGCGGTGTCAAAAATGTGGACTCAATTGTATAAATCGTGATAACCCAATATGGGCAAGTCTAACAGAATCAGAAAAAGCGAAACTGAGGCTACAGGTACATCATTGGAATTATTTACCAGAAGATAACTCAGAAGAAAATTTAGTAGCATTATGTAGCGATTGTCATTTATCTTATCATAGGGGTAAAAGAGGAAATCAATCTATAGGACAGTTAAGTATTCAATGGGATTAA
- a CDS encoding sulfate ABC transporter substrate-binding protein, giving the protein MKKQTRLISGFIIGLAISSVVAACSNPNNTTQTESTANNQSSPNQEVKLTLVSYAVTQSAYEKIIPKFAEEWEQKTGQKVIVEQSYGGSGSQTRAVIDGLEADVVGLALSADTLKIQQAGLIEPGWEKEVPNNGIVTRSVVALVGREGGKTVKTWEDLANPDIKVITANPKTSGGARWNFLVLWGAITQSGGNAQDAQDFLTKVYKNVPVLPKDAREATDVFYKQGQGDILMNYENEILLAKLKGENQPYVIPTDKNISIDGPIAVVDKNVDKRGTREVAEAFVQFLFTPSAQRAFAEVGFRPVDEAIFQEFSEQYPKVENLFTVEAFGGWDKVQKDFFDDGTIFDQIFTNLKKN; this is encoded by the coding sequence ATGAAAAAGCAAACAAGATTAATAAGCGGGTTTATCATTGGTTTAGCTATTAGTAGTGTAGTTGCAGCCTGTTCTAATCCCAACAATACAACTCAGACAGAAAGCACTGCGAATAACCAAAGTAGTCCTAATCAAGAAGTAAAACTTACCTTAGTCAGTTATGCTGTAACTCAAAGTGCTTACGAGAAAATCATCCCAAAGTTTGCTGAAGAATGGGAACAAAAAACAGGCCAAAAAGTTATCGTTGAACAAAGTTATGGCGGATCTGGATCACAAACAAGAGCAGTAATTGATGGATTAGAAGCCGATGTGGTTGGTTTAGCTTTATCAGCAGATACTCTCAAAATTCAACAAGCAGGATTAATCGAACCGGGTTGGGAAAAAGAAGTACCGAATAACGGGATTGTAACTCGATCGGTTGTCGCCTTAGTTGGTAGAGAAGGAGGTAAAACAGTAAAAACATGGGAAGATTTAGCAAATCCTGATATAAAAGTGATTACAGCTAACCCCAAAACTTCAGGAGGTGCAAGATGGAACTTTTTAGTATTGTGGGGTGCTATTACTCAATCAGGGGGCAATGCCCAAGATGCCCAAGATTTTCTAACTAAAGTATATAAAAATGTCCCTGTATTGCCTAAAGACGCAAGAGAAGCTACAGATGTGTTTTATAAACAAGGACAAGGAGACATCTTAATGAATTATGAAAATGAGATTTTACTAGCTAAATTAAAAGGAGAAAATCAACCTTATGTGATACCTACAGATAAAAATATATCCATTGATGGCCCGATCGCTGTAGTAGATAAAAATGTAGATAAGCGGGGTACAAGAGAAGTAGCGGAAGCCTTTGTACAATTCTTATTTACACCCTCAGCTCAAAGAGCCTTTGCAGAAGTCGGTTTTCGTCCTGTAGATGAAGCTATATTTCAAGAATTTAGTGAACAATATCCCAAAGTAGAAAATTTATTTACCGTAGAAGCCTTTGGAGGTTGGGATAAAGTACAAAAAGACTTCTTTGATGATGGCACAATTTTTGATCAGATTTTCACCAATTTGAAGAAAAATTAG
- a CDS encoding NIL domain-containing protein, with product MATDTLNKEIKSLKISLHIPPKYLQTPIIFDLASNYDLEVNITSALLGEYGEGDGWFNLVLKGTEISLKNALNYLSDLDIEVWTNNQKGQTLMKNWDFEGWTLEG from the coding sequence ATGGCTACTGATACTTTAAATAAAGAGATTAAATCTTTAAAAATATCTCTGCATATCCCACCAAAATATCTTCAAACACCGATAATTTTTGACTTAGCATCTAACTATGATTTAGAGGTTAATATTACTTCTGCTTTATTGGGAGAATATGGAGAAGGAGATGGATGGTTTAATTTAGTTTTAAAAGGAACAGAAATCTCTCTTAAAAATGCTCTAAATTATCTTTCTGATTTGGATATTGAGGTTTGGACTAATAATCAAAAAGGACAAACTTTAATGAAAAATTGGGATTTTGAAGGCTGGACTCTTGAAGGTTAA
- the cysT gene encoding sulfate ABC transporter permease subunit CysT — translation MVATFNDSPRIKKREIISNIFSKISLPWTITIGYLTIILLIPMAALILKSSTLGFAKFWEIASSDVAISAYQVTFITALIAGFINGLMGTLLAWVLVRYEFPGRKIFDAMIDVPFALPTAVAGLVLATVYSPNGWIGQLFTPFGIKIAFSQLGVFVAMLFISLPFVVRTLQPVLQEMEKETEEASWALGATDWQTFRLVILPPLIPPILTGIALGFSRAVGEYGSIVVIASNIPFQDLIAPVLVFQRLEEYDYVGATVIGAVLLLISLILLLLINFLQQWGRNYAEN, via the coding sequence ATGGTTGCTACTTTTAATGATTCACCCAGAATTAAAAAGCGAGAAATAATCAGTAATATTTTCTCTAAAATATCGTTGCCTTGGACAATAACCATCGGATATTTAACTATTATTTTATTAATTCCGATGGCCGCATTAATCCTAAAATCATCAACATTAGGATTTGCTAAATTTTGGGAAATTGCCAGCTCTGATGTTGCTATTTCTGCCTATCAAGTAACCTTTATTACCGCCCTTATCGCCGGTTTTATTAATGGGTTAATGGGAACATTATTAGCATGGGTATTAGTAAGATATGAATTTCCGGGCAGAAAAATATTTGATGCCATGATTGATGTACCTTTTGCTTTACCTACTGCTGTTGCTGGTTTAGTCTTAGCAACGGTATATAGTCCGAATGGTTGGATTGGGCAATTGTTTACTCCTTTTGGTATCAAAATTGCCTTTTCTCAATTGGGGGTATTTGTGGCGATGTTATTTATTTCCTTACCTTTTGTCGTAAGAACATTACAACCCGTTCTGCAAGAGATGGAAAAGGAAACAGAAGAAGCCTCTTGGGCTTTGGGTGCTACTGATTGGCAAACATTTCGTCTTGTTATCTTACCCCCCCTAATCCCCCCTATTTTAACGGGAATTGCTTTAGGTTTTTCGAGAGCTGTAGGAGAATATGGTTCGATCGTAGTTATAGCTTCTAATATTCCTTTTCAAGACTTAATTGCTCCCGTTTTAGTCTTTCAACGCTTAGAAGAATATGACTATGTAGGAGCGACAGTAATTGGGGCAGTACTTTTGTTAATTTCCTTAATACTTTTATTATTAATCAACTTCTTACAACAATGGGGGCGTAATTATGCAGAAAATTAA
- the cysW gene encoding sulfate ABC transporter permease subunit CysW has translation MQKIKSVETWLIVIALGYLALILIIPAISVFYEAFHKGVQPFLEALQQREFSEAVKLTLIITLVTVPLNTIFGLCAAWVIARNNFRGKAFLMSLIDLPFSISPVVAGLMIVLLYGRNGWFGSFLEAVNIKIVFALPGMILATIFVTFPFVAREVIPVLEEIGSEQEEAARTLGATDWQIFWRVTLPTIRWGLLYGVLLTNARAMGEFGAVAVVSGSIIGQTATLPIFVELAYKNYQTEAAFSAAVVLGLLGALTLIFKEILEQKTKIVDS, from the coding sequence ATGCAGAAAATTAAGTCGGTAGAAACATGGTTAATAGTTATTGCATTAGGCTATTTAGCTTTAATTTTGATTATTCCTGCAATATCAGTATTTTATGAGGCTTTTCATAAAGGAGTACAACCATTTCTTGAGGCTTTACAACAAAGAGAGTTTAGCGAAGCCGTCAAACTTACTCTTATCATTACTTTAGTTACTGTACCCCTAAATACTATTTTTGGACTTTGTGCCGCTTGGGTAATTGCTAGAAATAACTTTCGAGGAAAAGCATTTTTAATGAGTTTAATTGACTTGCCTTTCTCCATTTCTCCTGTGGTAGCTGGTTTAATGATTGTCTTGTTATATGGGCGTAATGGATGGTTTGGCAGTTTTCTTGAAGCCGTAAACATAAAAATTGTTTTTGCTTTACCCGGTATGATTCTGGCGACAATTTTCGTTACCTTTCCTTTTGTAGCTAGAGAAGTTATTCCTGTATTAGAAGAAATAGGAAGTGAGCAAGAAGAAGCCGCTCGTACTTTAGGTGCAACAGATTGGCAGATTTTTTGGCGAGTTACTTTACCTACTATTCGTTGGGGATTACTCTATGGAGTATTATTAACGAATGCTCGTGCTATGGGAGAATTTGGTGCTGTAGCGGTAGTTTCTGGAAGTATTATCGGACAAACAGCTACTTTACCGATTTTTGTTGAATTAGCCTATAAAAACTATCAAACAGAAGCGGCTTTCAGTGCGGCGGTGGTTTTGGGTTTATTAGGTGCTTTAACCTTAATTTTTAAAGAAATTTTAGAACAAAAAACTAAAATTGTTGATAGTTAA